The DNA region TCTGCCCTTATGTAAgcatcatattttttttacttcgCACAAAACTTTAATAAGTAGGGAGCCGTCTCATTGTGCCTTAGCTGCCTCCATTCCTATGCACCATTATAGTGTGCTGAGAGGTAGCaacatttataaaataataaaataataataaaaagtatGATTCTCTTTAATTTATTGTGTCCTATGCTCAAATTCTCCTATGTTTTTTTAGTGTAATTTAGAGTAATAATATCGCTTGTAATAACTAAAGAAATATATAATTATCGTGTACTAATTCTGAAGTAATTCCTTAATAATTAATCTTTTTGGAAATATATAGGTTTGTTGTCTCTGttggtattaatttcttttgtcTCAGCCTTTACAATGAtgccaaaaacaaaatccaGAACTCTAACTTGTTATAGATTTGTTTTGGTTTAGCTATATATGATATGCATAATACACATAGGGAGTTGATTATTTCACACTATTTCAACTTCTTACACACacctttaattttaattatcagattgaataaatcaaccCGAAACAAGGGTTattaaataaggaaaactaatgaaaagggcttgaaaactttgagttttaatgataaggacaaaataaagggtaaagtgaatagtaccaggattgactttttagtgtaaaaatgtggtttttcgttaaagtgaacagtaccgggtgcttttcgttaaagttccatatTAAATAGTGTGTGTAAAAGCTAAAAATAGTGTATTTATCATTTCTTTATGTATTTACCGTCCCCTTGTATTGAGGGATGCCTTGTGCCCCCATTATATAAATTTTTTCAACAATTCATACCGTCTATATTTTGATCTATCATTAATAGgtcatctttgcaaaaattagacaatccaaaatcattaacatatatatccaattgtagtgaagaaaatcgaCAAATTTGATGCTTCaaagaaacactaaaataactactaTTTAACGAACGGTCATATGTGTTCCGACTTATGTAACTTTTGGTAGAAATGATCATTAAGAGaataattaaaagataaatGGTTTGATCATTGAAATACAATGTAGAGTGGCCTAAGCTAATTGATGCCTCATTTGATATAAGTTGCGGATTATTTACCTACCTAATTTCTTGAAAATGGATATTTTCAAGGAGGATGGATATATTACTCTAGAATCTGAACCAGTATTTGATACTATCATTTCTCTTTCGTGTAGGTATTAAAAAGTTCAAGCTTTTTAGGAGATACATCGATAACACtttgaaaatgcaagaaattcTTATTTTCTGCAAATTGAAAGGTAGTTATAAGAATGCTAACCGGTCCACAAAGTCGAATATATGTGCATATATAAGCGGATTCTATACAAAGTAAGGCACGATATTAGTTTTATACACTGCTAGCTCAATATGATATAAGTACATTTTGCATGAGGCATGCATGCGTGTGGCTTGCTCAATGGCACCCAAATATATACatagaaaaatcaactatttcccTAGCCCTAACAGTATTATTAGTAGTGTATATACGTATACTATATATAAAACTACACTTTTGGATTTGGAGGAGGAAGCAGCCATTTGGAACCCTGAATATAGCCAAGGCTAATGAAACGCTTGGCTTGTTCGTCAGTCAGCTCTTTGCTCAAATTTCTCTTATTATTCTTACTTGAACCTGGACCCATGCACTTGTACTCTCCGTAGGACACAGTTCTGCAATATCAAATTacttattaattaatttcaaaaattaattatacgaaaatgcttaattttgttttaattaacaTAATCCTGCTTACTTGTCGCGTTCAGAGTGGTTATCGTTGCTCCATCCGGCAGGGTTTACCACCTTGGTCATGTTGGTGTATGCATACACCACCTGGGGTCTGGCCCTCCAAGCCCTTCCCAAGTATGTGCCAATGCCTGTCCCAGTTATCTTGCAGTGAACAAATGAGTATCCAGTGTCCTCCGAATCTGAGTCCCTTGCCTGTGCTGTTATCACCGTTATTCCATTATCCCCCAGCACATGCAACTCAGTGTTCTGCACCCATTAATTATATGTTGCATTATTAATCACCAACCatcaaaagttcaaaaccatgaCTTGACAAACAAAAAGATTAACTATATGTTTACCCACCCAAATAATGTTTTGGGAGGGGGACGGGGAACAATCATGTGGATTCCACTGTTAATATGATGAGACTCAAATAATCCCCACTTGACTAATGTTGTTCCTATATATGACATGATCTcatacataattttttaatggaAGAAAAAGATAATTGTATAAGTCAATCATATGTAACTTTTTTCTCACATGTACTTGAAATACATTGCTACGGTCAGACTCTGCCATGTAAGGTTAAAATCACCGGCTTTATTTAGGAATTATGGGTTAGATTGGGAGGCATTAATTACCAAATAGAGAGACTTTCCACTTCCCCAAATGAAATCCACAGTGCCTTCAATGTAGCAGTCCTTGAACAAATGATTGCCCCTGTCATCACAAAGGGTGTCCTGAAACCCAAACAGCTTGCAATTGTACAAGGCTGCTTTGTTCCCCGACACCCTCAATGCCACTGCCTGCGCTCCCACTCTTTTCCCATCTGGCCTTGGTGAAGAGTTCTACACAAACCAATCCACCAAAAATgttaaccaaaaataattatataacgGTAATATCACGTGATATGACGTAAACAACTTACTTTAATAATAAGATTAGCAGCAACAAAGTAATCGGATTCTGCGATCACTGTAGCACTGTTTACAGTTCCATACTTCTGGGCCGTGCCATCAAATGTCAAAATTGGCATATTCGTTGGAGAACCATATAATGTGACAAATGGTTTATTTCGCGGAATCGTAATTTTTTCTTTGTACTCTCCTGATCCAATGTACACAATGACACGTTTGGTATTCCCGGCCGGAATGCTATTAATGGCGTCGGTGACGGTCTTGAagtttccttttccatcttgCATGACCTTGATGACTTTTTGACCAGCCTCGGCCGTCACAACGGCAGGGTCAAGCGTTTTCTGCCGCTGTGTGTACGGCTTCACATTGTTATTGAACCACGTGTTGACTTGGGAAAGGGCGGCTGGTACCGGTGTATTGTCGTCCGCCATGGCAATGGTGGCAGAGAGGAGAATTGTCATGATTAAAGCTGCATGGACgaccatgcatttgttttttccggccattttatttttattttgtttttttggtgcTATTGATTAGAGTGGTGGAAGGTTTTGATTTTATAGTCCACAAAGCATGAGGTGCTTTAAGGCAAAGTGTAAGATTAGAGGGGTTATTAACCCAAAATATGGGAGACTTGGATAACTTTTCGGATAGTTTGATTCGTCATTTGGGGTTTATGTTTGTTTGGATTTCAAATCCACCCTTTGTATTAACGAAATAAAAAACCACTAGCTATAGAAGCAACAGCTTAATTTGGGAAGGAACATGGATAGCCTAATTATGGTTCTATGATTGATATATTTACTGCAACACTCTTAAACTCGACTCACTTTACATCTTAAAATTCTTTTTATTCACTCAACCCTCTTgaagtactctctctctctctctctctctctctctctctctctctctctctctctctctctctctctctctccgtcaaAGAAAACATTAGAATAACCTATATGCCTATATGGCACTATATATATCGTCCATATTATAGAGGATTAAAATTCAATTAGTCATACACTTCTCTATTTTCAGAGTTGGTGTGCTGAAAACGGAGGGATGGAGGAATTCGTGGGTCTTAAATTGATTCTTTTACGactcaattattattattattatttttttgtttctacATATTAGTAGAGATTATGATTCTATTAATTTGGTGCCGAAAAAGCATTAGCCATTCAGCCATGTATTACTTGGCAACAGGCACACTTCTAACAGAGCCAATTGTTTAGAATTCTAGAAATAGGTAAACCGCAAATCCATATAATTTGAATACAAGAAATTGATCCACCTGTCTAGCCCATTAATATGGTTAGTCCAATGTGAGACTTAACACATCTTCCACATGTAgtcaatattgtttgttaaaaaaaaattaatcttatCTTAAATTGGGTATGATCTAACATTGAATCTATGTTGGAACCTAAATTGGTTTCTTGGTTTGTGAGAAGTCCCTCAAAGAATTGCAAGGGCTAGTTTGTTTCAAATTGTAACGGCTAGTTCTTATTTAAGTTAATAAGATGACAGGTGTAGGGTGTTCAAATGCCTCAACGGAAGTCTGTGATTGTAACACTGCAACTGGAACTGGTAAGACCTTTGTCTTCCAGCTGCGTTGCAGATAAGAATCAATGGGCAAGGACCAAAAATCCTATCAttgacatacatacatatatatatatatatatatttgctttCCTGTATAGCCGTCATCTTCTCTGAAATTCCTAGCAATGTGCATTTCTCAATTTTATGTTACCAAATTAGTCATAAATATTAACCGTCTATACTTTGTTGGAGGAGcttatgagtttttttttttggttggagGAGCTTATGAGTTCAAACGTGACGAATACAAGACAAAAATTGTTActtaataatattaaaaaaaagatttattttatcattaaatGACTTAGTGGCAAACAATACTATCCTTAATGAGTTTATCAACATTgcataaataattttaaaataaattttattcagaaattaaaatagtatttctttattatttatttagaaattaaaagagTATTTCTTTATTATtctaaactttttttattttcccgAGAACAAAAAAGACATCAAGTAtttcatcaaaataaaaaattaaaattaaaattattttccCCTTTGATTGCCACTTCCAGATCCAAATGTACGTTGAAATAGCCGTCGATACAGAAACCGGAATTGCACATTGCTTCCAGGTCCAGACAGATCAAGGGAGAGACTGAGTATATATTATTATGCCTAAAAATCACAGAGGTGTAATTAGATCACGTTCTGAACCGGCTTTGAATCCTAATCGACTCAGAGACAAATCTTTGGCTCCTTCGACGTCACTTGCCGCCAACCCCAATGACATAGATACATTCTATGATCAGGGTAAGTTTCAGTTCCACACACATTATTCAACgttcatgcatgcatgcatgcatgcataatccCACAATATTCACGtacacatttttcaaaattaatttccttGTTATTTTCCCAGTACTAGGTTTTGCAGTAATTCATATTATGTTCATCACAGAATGGTTAACGAAACTTACATGTCATGGCATTTTCGTTTTTTATCACTGGGGCTGGGAAATTCAAacttaaaacatcttccaatGTTAATTGTGGAAGATAAATACAACTAGATCAACGTTTGCTTAAGGATTCATATTTGTATCATTTGAATAGATCGACTAATTCATGTTAAAAGGTTTTTGAATTTGGTTTTAAGCTATAGTAACTTTTTCCCATCTATTGACAGTGAATCTCACATTGGGAAAAGAAGGGACAAAGTATATATATGCTCATAAGTACTTGGACTActtctcatattgccaattggttttatggtgaaatctcaactttctttttAGTATCAGGGCAGGTTGGCCAACTCTAAAGCTCAACAGCCACACATACGTCACCCGATTTGTGTTATCCACGTTCTAAGTTTAAAAGTTCATCACACGTGAGAGTGCGTGTTTAGGGTATCCATTCTACATTAATTGGAGAAATAATGGACATTaaatgtgcttataagtaattgggtTACTCTCATATTACCATttaattttatggtggaaccaaCTTTCTTCACCATTCATCATGTGTTTGGCACGAATTTTTATTGAGTAAGTCGGAATGGGCAATTAATTAGGAAAAAAACTTCTTCCAAAACACCATGATAGCATACATAAGATTAGCCGTGGCTAATCAAAATCCACGGTTGGTGAACCGTGAGCATGAACCCGAGGCTACTGCCCCTTTTTGTAGTAGTGTCTCTAGCTCAT from Malus domestica chromosome 01, GDT2T_hap1 includes:
- the LOC103401623 gene encoding putative pectinesterase 63; the protein is MAGKNKCMVVHAALIMTILLSATIAMADDNTPVPAALSQVNTWFNNNVKPYTQRQKTLDPAVVTAEAGQKVIKVMQDGKGNFKTVTDAINSIPAGNTKRVIVYIGSGEYKEKITIPRNKPFVTLYGSPTNMPILTFDGTAQKYGTVNSATVIAESDYFVAANLIIKNSSPRPDGKRVGAQAVALRVSGNKAALYNCKLFGFQDTLCDDRGNHLFKDCYIEGTVDFIWGSGKSLYLNTELHVLGDNGITVITAQARDSDSEDTGYSFVHCKITGTGIGTYLGRAWRARPQVVYAYTNMTKVVNPAGWSNDNHSERDKTVSYGEYKCMGPGSSKNNKRNLSKELTDEQAKRFISLGYIQGSKWLLPPPNPKV